The DNA region TGCGGTTCACCACGATACGGTCCAGACGAGCCTCCCTGGTGGGACCTCCTGCGGCGGTGAGTGCATCCATCAGCGTTTCACAGCGTCCCTTCTGCCAGCCGTATGCCCCAGCCCGTGCGACCTCGCCAATGATGAACAGGGTGTTCTCGCGTTCGGGCACGCGGATGGTCATGCCTGCCTGCAACGGTCGCTGGCGGACGCTCGCATCGAGCAGGTCGACCACCTCCACCTTTTCGCCGACCTGAACCTCGGCGCGAGACGGGTCTCCGAATGTCAAGGTGCCTCCGGCGGTCGCCAGTGCCTCTTCCAGGCTTCGCAATGTGCCTATCGGATACACTCCCGGACGTGCCACCGCACCGGTGATGGTGAAGGTGGCTTCGGTCACAATCAGGTTATCACCCGGCTGAAGCACAAAGCGTGCCGCCGAATCCTCTCGTGAGAGATTATCGGTAAACCTCACGGAGAACTTTACGTCTTGCGTCCCTTGCCTACGGAGGACGGTAAGGTGGTCGCGGTCGGCGTTTGGGGAGAACCCGCCAGCCAGAGCGATGGCTTCCGCAGCGGTCAGGCCGGGTTGCAGGGGATAGACTCCCGGGCGAGCCACCGCGCCCAGCACGAAAACCTGATGCTGTGCGAAAGATTTGACGATGACGCTCACGCGCGGATTCTTGACCCAGCGGGAAAGGGAGGTGGTGATACTCTGTGCCAGCGCATCTGGGGTCGCTCCCTGCGCACGTAATTCTCCCACTACCGGCAGTGAGATGTTGCCATCGGGGCGTACGATGACCGTGCGCGACAGGTCTTCGTAGCCCCAAACCGCCACTTCCAGCGTGTCGCCGGGGCTGATACGGTAATCGTCGGCACCTGCCATCGCCCATGATGACAGCAGGAACAGAATACCGAGCAGCAGGGCGTATCTGGCACCCATGCCTGACTACACCTCTTCTTCCTCTTCTTCCGCTCCCTTTTCTTCTTCTTGAGCCAGCTCCTCTAGCGAGGTGGTCTCCAGACCTTCCTCGCGCTCGATAACATCCATATCCTCGACAGGCTCATCGGTCAGAGGGGGCAGGTCGTCCAGAACCACCACTGGCGTGCGGTGTTTGGTGCGACACTCCTCGCAGGTGAACTTCACCTTCACTCCAGCCAGCCAGGAAGGGATTTTCTCCAGAGGCTTGCCGCAGTCCACACAGGTCACCACACTCATTTGAGAGACTCCTCCTTCTGTTTCGAAGATTGCTCCTGCTCCTTCATCTTGTGCTCGTAATGCCGTACCGAGAGGATGGCGTTCACCACCATCAGGATGGCAGCAGCGAAGTACAGCCAGGGTAGCAAGGGGTCATGCGGCTGACCGGGGTCGCGAATGGCATCCGCCCCATATACTAGTCCCAGCGCCCCAATCAGAAACAACAGCACTGCCAGACCGGTAAAGCTGTTCAGAAACTTCCACACGAGATGAAGCCTCCATGAACGTAATAGCACACTATATTGTACCCGCTTTTGAGAGGGCATGCCGGTCATCCGAGGCGGGTATCAGCCAGAACAAGCACGCTGCGGAGGCAAGCGACATCAGGCTCGACACCGGTTCGTTTTTTCGCTCCGCGTACCAGTCCTCGGGATAGTCCCCTTCCGCTGAACGCAGCGACTTCACCAATTGTGCCGTGTGGATGACCAGTACCGTCCATCGATTGTCGCCGACCACTTCCGCCAGATGCCGATACGCCGAGCACAGCTTCACCACGAATGGCGCGTAACCCTCTATAGCGCGGCTGCGCCAGCCCAGCCAGCATCTCTGTGAAGACCGTGCCAGCCGTATCGCCTCGTGTAAGTAATCCTCTTTGCGGGTGAGGCGATGCCACCAAAGGCTGGCATCTATCATCAGAGCGGTGTTGTAGGCAAACTTGGTGGGGTCCACTTTTCCGTCCATCTGGACGTTGTCCCAGAACAGTCCGTCCTCAGGGTCCTGCAGGTGCTGGCGCAGCCATGCATGGATTTGCTCCGCCTGCTTCAGATAACGTGCATCGTGGGTGAGCGCATAGAGTTCCAGCGCGGAAACCAGGGCGGGTGCATTAGAACAGGTGTTCTTGCTCTTTCGGCTCTGGTGCCAGTAGATGCCTCCGCCGAGCCGTTCGTCCCAGCCGCTCCACACGAAGCGATGCACATCCTGTGC from Bacillota bacterium includes:
- a CDS encoding SLBB domain-containing protein; protein product: MGARYALLLGILFLLSSWAMAGADDYRISPGDTLEVAVWGYEDLSRTVIVRPDGNISLPVVGELRAQGATPDALAQSITTSLSRWVKNPRVSVIVKSFAQHQVFVLGAVARPGVYPLQPGLTAAEAIALAGGFSPNADRDHLTVLRRQGTQDVKFSVRFTDNLSREDSAARFVLQPGDNLIVTEATFTITGAVARPGVYPIGTLRSLEEALATAGGTLTFGDPSRAEVQVGEKVEVVDLLDASVRQRPLQAGMTIRVPERENTLFIIGEVARAGAYGWQKGRCETLMDALTAAGGPTREARLDRIVVNRSNRFLQVNATTPQGARFPLEPTDVVIVPSRPRPNYEWTAILGTLLATYSVFRR
- a CDS encoding glycoside hydrolase family 76 protein translates to MAEEALERIEKNLRISNSPMYRDRLTGANLPYTTLWPLSMLHSAMISAAEIEPKRYLPRLRQLQQTLLAYWDEQHDPPGFDAYPKGNDKYYDDNAWMVLNYLRLYRLTREKEWLRWAQDVHRFVWSGWDERLGGGIYWHQSRKSKNTCSNAPALVSALELYALTHDARYLKQAEQIHAWLRQHLQDPEDGLFWDNVQMDGKVDPTKFAYNTALMIDASLWWHRLTRKEDYLHEAIRLARSSQRCWLGWRSRAIEGYAPFVVKLCSAYRHLAEVVGDNRWTVLVIHTAQLVKSLRSAEGDYPEDWYAERKNEPVSSLMSLASAACLFWLIPASDDRHALSKAGTI